Proteins co-encoded in one Nicotiana sylvestris chromosome 7, ASM39365v2, whole genome shotgun sequence genomic window:
- the LOC104211083 gene encoding xyloglucan endotransglucosylase protein 1-like translates to MSPRFSFKMLILPIVMASLWAAASAGNFYNLADITWGEGRGKITEGGRGLSLSLDKLSGSGFQSKNEYLFGRFDMQLKLVPGNSAGTVTTFFLSSQGAGHDEIDFEFLGNVSGQPYTVHTNVYSQGKGNKEQQFHLWFDPTAAFHTYSIIWNAQKIIFLVDNSPIRVYNNHESNGIPFPKIQPMKVYCSLWNADEWATQGGRVKTDWTHVPFTAYYRNFNIDGCAVTSGTSSCKSTDSANNARPWQNQELDAKGRNRLRWVQSRHMVYNYCADSKRFPQGFSHECKRSRFL, encoded by the exons ATGTCGCCTCGTTTCTCTTTCAAAATGTTAATCCTTCCTATAGTCATGGCAAGTCTATGGGCAGCCGCCTCAGCTGGTAATTTTTATAATCTTGCAGATATCACTTGGGGCGAAGGACGTGGTAAAATAACAGAAGGAGGCAGAGGCCTCTCTCTGTCCCTTGACAAATTATCTGGTTCAGGTTTTCAATCCAAGAATGAGTATTTATTCGGAAGATTTGACATGCAACTCAAACTTGTCCCTGGAAATTCTGCTGGCACTGTCACCACCTTCTTT TTATCTTCACAAGGAGCAGGACATGATGAGATTGACTTCGAGTTCTTAGGCAATGTTTCTGGTCAACCTTACACAGTCCACACCAATGTTTACTCGCAAGGCAAAGGCAACAAAGAACAACAATTCCATTTGTGGTTCGACCCAACTGCTGCATTTCACACTTACTCCATCATCTGGAACGCTCAGAAAATCAT TTTCTTGGTGGATAATAGTCCAATCAGAGTATACAACAACCACGAAAGCAATGGCATTCCAttcccaaaaatccaaccaaTGAAAGTGTACTGCAGCTTATGGAATGCAGATGAGTGGGCAACACAAGGAGGTAGAGTCAAGACAGATTGGACACATGTTCCTTTCACTGCTTACTACAGAAACTTCAATATTGATGGCTGCGCAGTTACATCCGGCACCTCTTCGTGTAAGTCCACTGATTCAGCCAACAATGCTAGGCCATGGCAAAATCAAGAACTTGATGCTAAGGGCAGGAATAGGCTACGATGGGTTCAAAGCAGACACATGGTTTACAACTATTGTGCTGATTCTAAGAGGTTTCCTCAAGGCTTTTCTCATGAGTGCAAGCGTTCGAGGTTCCTGTAA
- the LOC138873098 gene encoding uncharacterized protein, which yields MKGIMRFRKKGKLSPRFIGPFEVLRRVGEIAYELALPPSLSGVHPVFHVSMLQRYHADMSHVLDFSTIQLDEILGYEEEPVSIVARQDRQLRSKSISAVKVQWRGQPVEEATWESEDSLKLSCAYGYFAHPPQVDTSWLVSTFLP from the exons atgaaggggATTATGAGATTCAGAAAGAAGGGGAAGTtaagcccaaggtttataggtccatttgaggtgttgaggcgagttggggagattgcttatgagcttgctttacctcctagcctatcaggagttcatccagtttttcacgtgtctatgcttcaGAGATATCACGCCGACATGTCacatgtgttagattttagcactattcagctagatgagatattgggttatgaggaggagccagtttccATTGTTGCtagacaggatcgccagttgagatccaagagtatTTCTGcggtaaaggtccagtggaggggccaaccagttgaggaggcgacctgggagtccgagga CTCTTTGAAGTTGTCTTGTGCTTATGGCTATTTTGCCCATCCACCTCAAGTCGACACTTCTTGGTTAGTAAGCACATTCCTCCCCTGA